From Streptomyces sp. CMB-StM0423, a single genomic window includes:
- a CDS encoding glutathione peroxidase: protein MSVYDVELHTLAGEPASLGQFRGTAVLAVNVASKCGLTPQYAGLEKLHAQYAARGFAVAGFPCNHFGGQEPGTAQEIAAFCSATYGVTFPMFEKIEVNGPDRHPLYRELVQTPDADGAAGDVQWNFEKFLLDPEGRPVARFRPQTTPDDAALIAAVEAVLPR, encoded by the coding sequence ATGAGCGTCTACGACGTCGAGCTGCACACCCTGGCCGGCGAACCCGCCTCGCTGGGGCAATTCCGGGGCACCGCGGTGCTCGCCGTCAACGTGGCGTCGAAGTGCGGTCTTACGCCCCAGTACGCGGGCCTGGAGAAGCTGCACGCGCAGTACGCGGCCCGCGGGTTCGCGGTCGCCGGGTTCCCGTGCAACCACTTCGGCGGCCAGGAGCCGGGCACGGCCCAGGAGATCGCGGCCTTCTGCTCGGCGACGTACGGCGTGACCTTCCCGATGTTCGAGAAGATCGAGGTCAACGGCCCGGACCGGCACCCGCTCTACCGGGAGCTGGTGCAGACGCCGGACGCGGACGGCGCGGCGGGCGACGTCCAGTGGAACTTCGAGAAGTTCCTGCTCGACCCGGAGGGCAGGCCGGTCGCCCGGTTCCGCCCGCAGACCACGCCGGACGACGCCGCGCTGATCGCGGCCGTCGAGGCCGTCCTGCCGCGCTGA